One window of the Anopheles cruzii chromosome 2, idAnoCruzAS_RS32_06, whole genome shotgun sequence genome contains the following:
- the LOC128267993 gene encoding clavesin-1-like, protein MSKLAAYPVVKEYKLEQEYRFELPEMYRKLAEETLRETDEIRVQALAHMREWIVNNKHIHKVRMDDSFLLRFLRAQKLSVVMACEALERYLTWRKMYPTWVKGASFAEPIIRQIYDAGALSVLGQDSAGRTVILIQTEPLANWNTTPMARVVMLLVETLLEWEEVQIGGLLVLLDYTGTSKKLFEIWGMTELKIIMEGLCRAYPLQYREVHGALVPKIGIPVVEQALSFTPPKFRELVHCHAAVEDLWKHLEPSITPTKYGGTLDLDAVNKKFADRIEQLQSVVLGLDEMEIDLDHYSALWDEQNPDLMEAKAFKNLSFD, encoded by the exons ATGTCCAAGCTGGCTGCATACCCGGTGGTGAAAGAGTACAAGCTGGAGCAAGAGTATAGGTTCGAGTTGCCGGAGATGTACCGGAAGCTGGCCGAGGAAACTCTGCGCGAGACCGATGAGATTCGCGTGCAGGCACTGGCGCATATGCGTGAATGGATTGTGAATAACAAGCACATCCATAAGGTGCGCATGGACGATTCGTTTCTGCTGCGATTTCTGCGAGCCCAAAAGTTGTCCGTGGTGATGGCGTGCGAAGCCTTGGAACGCTACCTGACGTGGCGCAAAATGTATCCAACGTGGGTTAAAGGAGCAAGCTTTGCGGAACCGATCATCCGGCAGATCTACGATGCAGGTGCTTTGTCAGTGCTGGGCCAGGACAGTGCTGGCCGTACGGTGATTTTGATTCAGACGGAGCCGTTGGCAAATTGGAACACAACGCCAATGGCTCGCGTCGTGATGTTGCTAGTCGAAACGCTGCTCGAATGGGAAGAAGTCCAAATTGGAGGACTCTTGGTGCTGCTCGACTACACCGGCACCAGCAAGAAGTTGTTCGAGATCTGGGGAATGACCGAATTGAAGATAATCATGGAGGGCTTGTGCCGCGCATACCCGTTACAGTACCGGGAGGTGCACGGGGCCTTGGTGCCCAAAATTGGGATCCCGGTTGTCGAACAGGCGCTCTCCTTCACTCCACCAAAGTTTCGTGAGCTTGTGCAC TGTCATGCAGCGGTTGAAGATCTATGGAAACATTTGGAACCATCGATTACGCCGACAAAGTACGGAGGCACTTTGGACTTGGATGCGGTCAACAAGAAGTTTGCCGACCGCATTGAACAGCTCCAGAGCGTCGTGTTGGGACTGGACGAGATGGAGATTGACCTGGACCACTACTCGGCGCTGTGGGACGAACAGAATCCGGACTTGATGGAGGCGAAGGCGTTTAAAAATTTGAGCTTCGATTGA
- the LOC128266985 gene encoding clavesin-2-like: MAFSVVKCPPAYDEYRFTLPEQYRQIAKEELREDDATREQALTEMRQWIVDNPHIQSCRTDAKFLLRFLRFRQFSVPMACEALERYLSFRRLYPSWFKNLDCNEVLMSEIIKNGPFLYLGQDTAGRAVMLIRFGRFDGQKHLAMPDGRYAALIMETMLESEEMQIGGVQVLIDFTETTVDNYDKWGTSELKIIMEAFSRSYPLRYGEIHAAGLPKFGIPVVDTFLSFANPKMREKIRCYSTITELKQLIEPHLKPTEYGGQVNMGELSRSFWKRIEEQRQVVLGLDRMQVDVDHYAAVWDEEDPSPAEAAAGAVLKHIDFH, encoded by the exons ATGGCTTTCTCGGTTGTAAAGTGTCCCCCGGCATACGATGAGTATCGCTTTACACTACCGGAGCAGTACCGGCAGATCGCAAAGGAGGAACTGCGCGAAGATGACGCGACCCGTGAGCAAGCGCTAACCGAGATGCGTCAATGGATCGTGGACAATCCACACATCCAGAGTTGCCGCACGGATGCAAAGTTTCTGCTGCGATTCTTACGCTTTCGTCAATTCTCCGTCCCGATGGCGTGCGAGGCACTCGAGCGCTATCTATCGTTCCGAAGGCTGTATCCGAGTTGGTTCAAAAATCTTGATTGCAATGAAGTTCTGATGAGTGAGATTATCAAGAACGGACCGTTTCTGTACCTTGGCCAGGACACTGCTGGCCGGGCTGTGATGCTAATACGCTTTGGTCGTTTCGACGGACAAAAGCACTTGGCAATGCCTGATGGCCGCTACGCAGCATTGATCATGGAGACGATGCTGGAGAGCGAAGAAATGCAGATAGGCGGAGTCCAAGTGCTGATCGATTTCACTGAGACCACCGTGGACAACTATGACAAGTGGGGGACATCGGAACTAAAGATCATCATGGAAGCCTTCAGTCGTTCGTACCCACTACGTTATGGGGAAATTCATGCGGCGGGACTCCCAAAGTTCGGCATTCCTGTGGTCGATACGTTTCTGTCGTTTGCAAATCCGAAAATGCGAGAGAAAATTCGC TGCTATTCGACGATCACCGAGCTGAAGCAGCTTATCGAACCGCACCTCAAACCGACTGAATATGGTGGGCAGGTGAACATGGGCGAACTGAGTCGTTCGTTTTGGAAACGAATCGAAGAACAGCGCCAAGTCGTTCTTGGGCTCGATCGGATGCAAGTTGACGTCGATCACTATGCGGCCGTATGGGACGAGGAAGATCCTTCACCAGCGGAAGCTGCTGCAGGAGCGGTGTTGAAACATATCGATTTTCACTAA
- the LOC128268774 gene encoding transmembrane protein 50B: MTIMDRIRQGYWFENVPQRTIVATLLASLLFFSGWWVIIDTASVYPNSFNFSFYICGILATISFIMVNAVSNEMLHGGAAFTGGILGESGIKVFLFAGFLLGFTSIIAAIWIMVAEFAVNEARTDKYPGYALLIHNIFIFFSTLIYKFGRQSENDYLASY, translated from the exons ATGACGATAATGGACAGAATTCGACAGGGCTATTGGTTCGAAAACGTTCCCCAAAGAACCATTGTTGCCACCCTGTTAGCGTCCTTGCTG TTCTTTTCAGGCTGGTGGGTTATCATCGACACAGCCTCAGTGTACCCGAATTCGTTCAACTTTTCTTTCTACATCTGCGGCATTCTGGCTACGATAAGCTTCATCATGGTCAATGCCGTCTCCAACGAAATG CTGCACGGAGGAGCCGCTTTCACCGGTGGTATCCTTGGCGAGAGTGGAATtaaggtttttctttttgctggaTTTTTGCTCGGGTTCACGTCGATCATTGCGGCCATCTGGATCATGGTGGCCGAGTTTGCCGTCAACGAAGCCCGAACCGACAAGTATCCGGGCTACGCTCTGCTGATTCACAacatcttcatcttcttctCGACACTCATCTACAAGTTTGGCCGCCAGAGTGAGAACGACTATCTGGCCAGCTACTAA
- the LOC128266984 gene encoding alpha-tocopherol transfer protein-like has translation MYGKILIMAVPNVAKCPPNYDPYRPVDSTLHRQIARDELREETAIAEQALQQIRDWIAKNPAILSCRTDYPFLLRFLRVRKFAHLAACETLERYLAMRQRFPAWFATLDTAEPWVDELIDSEFILPLGRDAKGRQVLLVRFGRVDIDRFSVSQQIRFITMIQECLFEDERDQISGTVTISDHSHVPMRAFALWSFTDIKNYVDCINKSIPLRVREVHVMNLPLFAASFGEWIMSCCSEKLRSRLKCYSSVDAFLSTTDLRPLLPKEYGGEQNASDLKRQLRQTLSRHKDVLLGLDGMKVDEKRCASIWNPNECTELDSGAIGSFRKLDVD, from the exons ATGTATGGAAAAATA CTGATCATGGCGGTACCGAACGTGGCCAAATGTCCGCCAAATTACGACCCGTATCGCCCGGTTGACTCGACCTTGCACCGTCAGATAGCGCGAGACGAGCTGCGCGAAGAGACTGCGATCGCGGAACAGGCCCTACAGCAAATCCGCGATTGGATAGCGAAAAATCCTGCCATCCTATCGTGCCGCACAGATTACCCATTTCTGTTGCGATTTCTGCGTGTGCGCAAATTTGCGCACCTCGCGGCATGTGAGACGCTCGAGCGATACCTGGCGATGCGGCAGCGGTTCCCGGCTTGGTTCGCCACACTGGACACCGCGGAACCGTGGGTGGACGAGCTGATTGACAGTGAATTTATATTGCCGTTAGGCCGGGACGCCAAGGGCCGCCAGGTGCTTCTCGTGCGATTCGGCCGCGTGGATATCGATCGGTTCTCAGTGAGTCAACAGATCCGATTCATTACGATGATTCAGGAGTGTCTGTTCGAGGACGAGCGGGACCAGATCTCCGGAACAGTTACCATCTCCGATCACTCGCATGTGCCGATGCGGGCGTTCGCCCTGTGGTCCTTTACGGACATTAAGAACTACGTCGATTGCATTAACAAGTCGATTCCGTTGCGAGTGCGAGAAGTACACGTAATGAACTTGCCGTTGTTTGCCGCCAGCTTTGGCGAATGGattatgagctgctgcagcgaAAAGTTGCGTAGTCGTTTAAAG TGTTACAGTTCGGTGGATGCATTCCTTTCGACAACCGACCTGAGACCACTGCTGCCGAAAGAGTACGGCGGAGAACAGAACGCATCGGATTTGAAGCGCCAATTGAGGCAAACATTAAGCCGCCACAAGGATGTTCTGCTCGGACTGGACGGTATGAAGGTAGATGAAAAGCGGTGTGCCTCTATTTGGAACCCCAACGAGTGTACCGAACTTGATAGCGGAGCGATCGGCAGTTTTCGAAAGTTAGATGTAGATTAG
- the LOC128277715 gene encoding general transcription factor IIE subunit 2 — MDPALLREREAFKRRAMATPTVEKKAKTESSFTAPKDMKKPRSACAPPKIDASNYKTMSGSSQYRFGVLAKIVKHMRTRHQEGDDHPLTLDEILDETNQLDIGSSVKAWLQGEALRNNPKIELTPDGRFLFKAVFKLKDGKSLMRLLKQHDLKGLGGVLLDDVQESLPHCEKVLKNRASEIIFITRPNDKKKILFYNDRTANFQVDEDFQKLWRSVTVDAMDDAKIDEYLEKQGIRSMQDHGPKKPLLPKRKKIQNKKRQFKKPRDNEHLADVLETYEDNTLTQSNAVQEIKQNN, encoded by the exons ATGGATCCAGCACTGTTGCGCGAGCGGGAGGCCTTCAAGCGGCGGGCGATGGCCACGCCAAC CGTCGAGAAGAAGGCCAAAACGGAAAGTTCTTTCACGGCACCGAAGGATATGAAAAAGCCTCGTTCGGCCTGTGCACCGCCAAAGATTGATGCCTCGAA TTACAAAACTATGTCCGGCAGTTCCCAGTATCGCTTCGGTGTGCTGGCAAAAATTGTGAAGCATATGCGCACCCGGCACCAGGAGGGAGACGATCATCCATTAACTTTGGACGAAATTCTCGACGAAACCAACCAATTAGACATAGGATCCTCGGTGAAAGCG TGGCTACAGGGAGAGGCACTGCGGAACAATCCAAAGATTGAACTCACCCCAGACGGGCGGTTTCTGTTCAAAGCCGTGTTTAAACTTAAGGACGGAAAATCGTTGATGCGCCTCCTGAAGCAACACGACCTGAAAGGTCTTGGTGGGGTGCTGCTGGATGACGTGCAGGAGTCTCTGCCGCACTGTGAGAAAGTGCTCAAGAACCGTGCCTCGGAGATAATTTTTATTACCCGACCGAACGATAAGAAAAAGATTCTGTTTTACAACGATCGTACGGCAAACTTTCAAGTTGATGAAGACTTCCAGAAGCTGTGGCGTTCCGTGACGGTCGACGCAATGGATGATGCGAAGATTGACGAGTACCTTGAGAAGCAGGGCATCCGCTCGATGCAGGATCACGGACCGAAGAAACCGCTTCTACCGAAGCGGAAGAAGATACAGAACAAGAAACGGCAGTTTAAGAAACCCCGCGATAATGAACATTTGGCGGACGTGCTGGAAACCTACGAAGACAACACACTCACGCAGTCGAATGCGGTGCAGGaaataaagcaaaataattaa
- the LOC128268773 gene encoding transmembrane protein 267: MFLNISLFLKHVGLCFVCILADKLSEAPQMPALLRACIDNATHALIGLIGAELVLGSVKYHPTKQEYGALLLEAALVSSLIDLDHFVEARSFRLQDATNLDRRPFLHNSAICFLPVMLLFVGKRTTNGVFTLAIAIVLIAFSTHHVRDATRRGIWFKVPFVDLNSPPIPYFGYLAFVNGAPYAISLLLSSLVKVSAKSRVAEMV, translated from the exons atgtttttgaatATCTCTTTATTCCTTAAACATGTGGGTCTTTGTTTCGTGTGCATCCTAGCGGATAAACTTTCCGAAGCGCCACAAATGCCCGCGCTTCTGCGGGCATGCATCGATAATGCTACCCACGCCCTGATTGGACTTATCGGGGCTGAACTGGTGCTGGGCAGCGTAAAATACCACCCAACAAAACAGGAATATGGAGCCTTGCTTTTAGAAGCCGCACTTGTATCATCTTTGATTGATTTGGACCACTTTGTAGAAGCACGATCATTTCGATTGCAG GATGCCACGAATCTTGATCGACGACCATTCCTGCATAACTCTGCGATATGTTTTCTGCCCGTTATGCTCCTTTTCGTAGGAAAACGGACAACGAACGGCGTATTCACTCTTGCCATTGCAATTGTATTGATTGCCTTCAGCACTCATCACGTTCGTGATGCCACCAGGAGAGGAATATGGTTTAAAGTACCTTTCGTGGATTTAAATAGTCCACCAATTCCGTACTTTGGATATCTAGCATTCGTGAACGGAGCTCCTTATGCCATTTCGTTGCTTCTGTCGTCCTTAGTAAAAGTTTCTGCTAAAAGCAGGGTTGCAGAAATGGTTTAA
- the LOC128268772 gene encoding chitooligosaccharidolytic beta-N-acetylglucosaminidase: MREALVVAFALLAYHCCIGHGETQDSGAPVWGYRCVEDRCVKTPFSEDYPREKAISLAACRLFCGNGAGLLWPQPTGPITIGTDLVHIDPEQVWFEWNEKLHQLAPLWETNKERFRRQLLATAQGVSLRSGGRSMHVKIDVEDESLTLNHGTDESYTLTVGGSKGDGALLATIKAKTFFGGRHGLETLSQFVFLDDIRDELQVVGSLNVSDAPAYPHRGLSLDTSRNFLTVESLKRTLDAMAMVKLNVFHWHITDSQSFPMVIRSRPTLHTYGAYSRHQVYTAADIRDLVQYAIERGIRIVPELDAPAHVGEGWEKLNVTSCFNYQPWENYCVEPPCGQLDPTKDAVYDILQDIYREMNEVFNRSDLFHMGGDEVSIRCWNATEGIRSWMKQRQWGLEGSDHMKLWNYFQTEALRRLDTTLPDAGSRPIVMWTSKLTESPYLEQYLDKDRYLIQVWTTGNDSRVVNLLEKGYRLIISNYDALYLDCGFAGWVTDGLNWCAPYIGWQKVYNNDLMAIGGPYAQQILGGEAALWMEQSDSYTLDGRLWPRLSALAERLWSNPRAGWQAAESRMLMHRERLVLGGIAADSLQPQWCLQNEANCPIGGDVGRS, from the exons ATGAGGGAAGCATTGGTTGTTGCGTTCGCGCTGCTGGCGTACCACTGCTGCATTGGCCATGGAGAAACTCAGGACAG TGGCGCTCCAGTGTGGGGCTACCGGTGCGTCGAGGATCGTTGCGTGAAAACACCGTTCTCGGAGGATTACCCGCGGGAGAAAGCGATCAGCTTGGCGGCCTGCCGATTGTTTTGTGGCAATGGTGCCGGCTTGCTATGGCCTCAGCCCACCGGACCCATCACGATCGGTACCGACCTGGTGCACATCGACCCGGAACAGGTTTGGTTCGAGTGGAACGAAAAGCTACACCAGTTGGCACCACTGTGGGAGACCAATAAGGAACGATTCCGTCGACAACTTCTCGCTACGGCCCAAGGCGTTTCACTACGTAGCGGTGGACGCAGCATGCACGTCAAGATCGATGTTGAGGACGAATCGCTCACATTGAACCACGGTACCGACGAGAGCTACACGCTAACCGTTGGCGGCTCGAAGGGTGACGGAGCTTTGCTGGCAACGATTAAGGCAAAAACattcttcggtggccgccacggACTTGAAACGTTGTCGCAGTTTGTCTTTCTCGACGATATCCGTGATGAGCTGCAGGTAGTGGGCTCGCTGAACGTTTCCGATGCTCCAGCCTATCCACACCGCGGGCTGTCCCTCGATACGTCACGTAATTTTCTGACGGTGGAGTCATTGAAGCGTACTCTCGATGCCATGGCCATGGTGAAGCTGAACGTGTTCCACTGGCACATTACGGACTCGCAGAGCTTCCCGATGGTGATCCGATCGCGGCCGACGCTGCATACGTACGGGGCGTACAGCCGGCACCAGGTTTACACGGCGGCCGATATTCGCGATCTGGTGCAGTATGCCATCGAGAGGGGAATCCGAATTGTGCCCGAACTGGACGCTCCGGCGCACGTCGGTGAAGGCTGGGAAAAGCTGAACGTCACGAGTTGCTTTAACTACCAACCGTGGGAAAACTATTGTGTCGAACCACCGTGCGGTCAGCTCGATCCAACGAAGGACGCAGTGTACGACATTCTGCAGGACATTTACCGCGAGATGAACGAGGTGTTCAATCGGTCCGATCTGTTCCACATGGGAGGCGACGAGGTGTCGATCCGCTGCTGGAACGCTACCGAGGGCATCCGGAGCTGGATGAAACAACGCCAATGGGGCCTAGAGGGGTCGGATCACATGAAACTGTGGAACTACTTTCAAACGGAAGCCCTCCGTCGGCTGGACACTACATTGCCGGACGCTGGAAGCCGTCCAATCGTAATGTGGACGAGTAAACTAACGGAGTCGCCATACCTTGAACAGTACCTCGACAAAGATCGCTACCTCATCCAGGTTTGGACTACCGGGAATGATAGCAGGGTAGTGAACTTACTGGAGAAGGGTTACCGATTGATCATCTCCAACTACGATGCGCTCTACCTCGACTGTGGGTTCGCCGGGTGGGTCACGGATGGCCTCAACTGGTGCGCACCGTATATCGGTTGGCAGAAGGTGTACAATAACGATTTGatggcgatcggtggcccgTACGCACAGCAAATACTCGGCGGTGAGGCCGCTTTGTGGATGGAGCAGTCGGACAGCTACACGTTGGATGGCCGCCTTTGGCCAAGATTGAGCGCCCTGGCCGAACGGCTCTGGAGCAATCCCCGGGCCGGCTGGCAGGCGGCCGAATCACGGATGCTCATGCATCGCGAACGCTTGGTGCTCGGTGGAATCGCGGCCGACAGCCTTCAACCGCAATGGTGCCTACAGAACGAAGCCAACTGTCCGATCGGAGGCGATGTTGGCCGTTCTTGA